The Candidatus Thermoplasmatota archaeon DNA window TGAGCAACGGTGCAGGCGTCTCCTCGGTTCCAATATATTCCATAACGATGACATTGCCCTCATTTACAATAGGCTCGGGCACCCGTACGCCTGCCTGGCTGAGGCGTGAGAGATTGGTAAATTCTTTTTGAGACCACGCATAAATTATGCTCCTCCTGTTTTTCTTCATGTTCGAAAGCCTGCCGTACTGGAGATATTTTGATATGTTTCTGAAGGTTGCAGTATTTATGCGGTAAATTTTCACGGCAATTAGCCCCTTTTTGCTTTTCCCCCTGAAAACGTTTCCCTCCTTGCCGGTAGATATTGGGAAATCTATTAACTCTATTTCGCCCCTTGACATCAACTTCCATAATGATTCGAGCGCTGACTTATCAAAAACCTCTCCTTCTGTCCTGCCCGACAAAAAATCCTCAAAATCAGCTTTCCATTTCATCTTAGAATATGTTTATACTGTCAGGTATCTTATGCCTTCTTGCTAGGTTAGCTGCCTGGGTTGGAGTATAACGGTAAAGAATGTCGGCCTTATCCTCCTGGAAGTCCCACGGCCTGACGATAAGCAAATTCCCGTTTCTTATCCATTTTCTTTTTTTTATGCGGCCACGTATGCGCCCCATTCT harbors:
- a CDS encoding serine protein kinase RIO — translated: MKWKADFEDFLSGRTEGEVFDKSALESLWKLMSRGEIELIDFPISTGKEGNVFRGKSKKGLIAVKIYRINTATFRNISKYLQYGRLSNMKKNRRSIIYAWSQKEFTNLSRLSQAGVRVPEPIVNEGNVIVMEYIGTEETPAPLLKNAKIEKPEEVFNDVIKNISLMYKKAHLVHADLSEYNILFHKEPVIIDVGQAVTTKNPMAGLFLERDVTNIVKFFRKFFDIDKNNILKQILGEKT
- the eif1A gene encoding translation initiation factor eIF-1A gives rise to the protein MEDDENEYVRIRLPRQSNGEMFAVADQLMGGSRVKVICEDGKSRMGRIRGRIKKRKWIRNGNLLIVRPWDFQEDKADILYRYTPTQAANLARRHKIPDSINIF